The proteins below come from a single Paraconexibacter algicola genomic window:
- a CDS encoding glycerol-3-phosphate dehydrogenase/oxidase has translation MIARETALAALAADSYDVVVVGGGITGAGVALDAATRGYSVALVERADFASGTSSRSSKLVHGGLRYLQNFDLGLVREALLERQIMVRLAPHLVKPLPLVVAAFNDERLDMKVGAGLNLYDVMSLDKVRLRRKGRRGDVAEDVDGDGLADWAPDRHRVISGEEVVERLPALADREPTSGYLFYDCQTDDSRLVMTVLAEAERFGAVCCNGLEVTELLDEGGRTAGVHVRDVATGDTFPLRAANVVNATGVWADRLRPDELHDEAEVPRIRPSRGTHITLSAKDVPLVSGAIVPAGGGRTIFALPWLGSTLIGTTDNDFDPEGERALDHVQPAAEDLDYLLEATNGFFGTSLGVEDITGAFAGVRPLISTGDPGKSVDISRKAELYETSSGMITITGGKLTTWRRMAKMAVDRLVERDARDAPCRTHEIPLGFAVGADELPRVEGVPDEAYAQLAGRYGHAAHDVLRIAAERGELAQPVVEGGPADLLAEVVHAARREQARSVGDVLLRRTRLGLTAAREVAALDGVTAERVARAMAPELGWDDARVAQEVSTFLAEAAAEGIVAQAATSSEPAA, from the coding sequence GTGATCGCCCGCGAGACCGCCCTCGCCGCCCTGGCGGCCGACTCCTACGACGTCGTCGTGGTCGGCGGAGGCATCACCGGCGCGGGGGTCGCGCTCGACGCCGCGACCCGCGGCTACAGCGTCGCGCTCGTGGAGCGCGCGGACTTCGCCTCCGGCACCTCGAGCCGTAGCTCCAAGCTCGTCCACGGCGGCCTGCGCTACCTCCAGAACTTCGACCTCGGCCTCGTCCGCGAGGCGCTGCTGGAGCGGCAGATCATGGTCCGGCTCGCGCCGCACCTCGTGAAGCCGCTGCCGCTCGTGGTCGCCGCGTTCAACGACGAGCGCCTGGACATGAAGGTCGGCGCGGGGCTGAACCTCTACGACGTGATGTCGCTCGACAAGGTGCGGCTGCGTCGCAAGGGCCGCCGCGGCGACGTGGCCGAGGACGTCGACGGGGACGGCCTCGCCGACTGGGCGCCGGACCGCCACCGCGTCATCAGCGGCGAGGAGGTCGTCGAGCGGCTGCCCGCCCTCGCCGACCGCGAGCCGACCTCCGGCTACCTCTTCTACGACTGCCAGACCGACGACAGCCGGCTCGTGATGACCGTGCTGGCCGAGGCGGAGCGGTTCGGCGCGGTGTGCTGCAACGGCCTGGAGGTCACCGAGCTGCTCGACGAGGGCGGCCGCACCGCCGGGGTCCACGTCCGCGACGTGGCCACGGGCGACACGTTCCCGCTGCGCGCGGCGAACGTCGTCAACGCGACCGGGGTGTGGGCCGACCGGCTGCGTCCCGACGAGCTGCACGACGAGGCCGAGGTGCCGCGCATCCGGCCGTCCCGCGGCACGCACATCACGCTCAGCGCCAAGGACGTGCCGCTGGTCAGCGGCGCGATCGTCCCGGCGGGCGGCGGCCGCACGATCTTCGCGCTGCCGTGGCTGGGCAGCACGCTGATCGGCACGACCGACAACGACTTCGACCCCGAGGGCGAGCGGGCGCTCGACCACGTGCAGCCCGCCGCCGAGGACCTCGACTACCTGCTGGAGGCCACCAACGGCTTCTTCGGGACCTCGCTGGGCGTGGAGGACATCACGGGCGCGTTCGCCGGCGTGCGGCCGCTCATCTCCACCGGCGATCCGGGCAAGTCGGTCGACATCTCCCGCAAGGCCGAGCTGTACGAGACCTCCAGCGGCATGATCACGATCACCGGCGGCAAGCTCACGACCTGGCGGCGAATGGCGAAGATGGCCGTCGACCGGCTCGTCGAGCGGGACGCGCGCGACGCGCCGTGCCGCACGCACGAGATCCCGCTGGGGTTCGCGGTCGGGGCCGACGAGCTGCCGCGGGTCGAGGGCGTCCCCGACGAGGCCTACGCGCAGCTGGCCGGCCGCTACGGTCACGCCGCGCACGACGTGCTGCGGATCGCCGCCGAGCGCGGCGAGCTCGCCCAGCCGGTGGTCGAGGGCGGCCCGGCCGACCTCCTCGCCGAGGTCGTGCACGCCGCGCGGCGCGAGCAGGCCCGCTCGGTCGGCGACGTGCTGCTGCGCCGCACCCGGCTGGGGCTGACCGCCGCCCGCGAGGTCGCGGCCCTCGACGGCGTCACCGCCGAGCGCGTCGCGCGGGCGATGGCGCCCGAGCTCGGCTGGGACGACGCGCGCGTCGCGCAGGAGGTCTCGACCTTCCTGGCCGAGGCCGCCGCGGAGGGCATCGTCGCGCAGGCCGCGACATCCTCCGAACCCGCGGCGTAA
- a CDS encoding SDR family oxidoreductase, whose amino-acid sequence MARTVLFTGFPGFIGARLIGRVLQDDPDATVVALVEPRMVGRARELGAEHGPRLEIEPGDITRPRLGLEPDRYAQLAGRVTSVAHLAAIYDLAVPLELAEAVNVTGTQNILDFCRACPNLERHDYVSTAYVAGLRSGVVREDELAAGQAFKNHYESTKFAAEVLVRASMDDIPTTIYRPAIVVGDSRTGETQKFDGPYYVLRYISLNAGRPLPMLQTGSTASSFNVVPVDFVVEAMAAGIRDPRMTGETLHLVDPEPVTAAELVELLTRTYSGRSPSLRLPQGLVEFTLRRPPLRRFLAADTPVESIAYLNHPVTFATTRTTPLLAEHGLRCPRFTEYVGAMVRFFQDHETDPAYVAH is encoded by the coding sequence ATGGCTCGCACGGTCCTCTTCACCGGGTTCCCCGGGTTCATCGGCGCCCGGCTCATCGGGCGCGTGCTGCAGGACGACCCGGACGCGACCGTCGTGGCGCTCGTCGAGCCGCGGATGGTCGGCCGCGCGCGCGAGCTCGGCGCCGAGCACGGGCCGCGCCTGGAGATCGAGCCCGGCGACATCACCCGGCCCCGGCTGGGCCTGGAGCCCGACCGCTACGCGCAGCTCGCCGGCCGCGTCACGAGCGTCGCGCACCTCGCGGCGATCTACGACCTGGCGGTGCCGCTCGAGCTCGCCGAGGCCGTGAACGTCACCGGCACCCAGAACATCCTCGACTTCTGCCGCGCGTGCCCGAACCTCGAGCGCCACGACTACGTGTCCACCGCGTACGTCGCGGGGCTGCGCTCCGGCGTCGTGCGTGAGGACGAGCTGGCGGCCGGCCAGGCGTTCAAGAACCACTACGAGTCGACGAAGTTCGCGGCGGAGGTGCTCGTCCGCGCGTCGATGGACGACATCCCGACGACGATCTACCGGCCCGCGATCGTGGTCGGCGACTCGCGCACCGGCGAGACGCAGAAGTTCGACGGTCCCTACTACGTGCTGCGGTACATCTCGCTGAACGCGGGCCGGCCGCTGCCGATGCTCCAGACCGGCAGCACCGCGTCCTCGTTCAACGTCGTCCCCGTCGACTTCGTCGTCGAGGCGATGGCCGCGGGCATCCGCGACCCGCGCATGACCGGGGAGACGCTGCACCTCGTCGATCCCGAGCCCGTGACCGCGGCCGAGCTCGTCGAGCTGCTGACGCGGACCTACAGCGGCCGCTCCCCGTCGCTGCGGCTGCCCCAGGGGCTCGTGGAGTTCACGCTGCGCCGTCCGCCGCTGCGGCGCTTCCTCGCCGCCGACACGCCGGTCGAGTCGATCGCGTACCTCAACCACCCGGTGACGTTCGCGACGACGCGCACCACGCCGCTGCTCGCCGAGCACGGGCTGCGCTGCCCGCGCTTCACCGAGTACGTCGGGGCGATGGTCCGGTTCTTCCAGGACCACGAGACCGACCCGGCCTACGTGGCCCACTGA
- a CDS encoding TetR/AcrR family transcriptional regulator, whose protein sequence is MATPQATDDRPLRADARRNRERIIAAAREVFSEYGGLAQIDEVARRAGCGVGTVYRNFPTKDALVGELVRLKFERLVERATHYNELPGSAYDNFEAFVRESAEHMASDVAQQRMMWESSEEAFAHALDAQLRLQRIGGALIERAQAEGRLHPDFSVTDMPVVMCSLGSAMLMASGPGGERHDWRRLLEIVIAGISLPG, encoded by the coding sequence ATGGCGACCCCGCAGGCCACGGACGACCGCCCGCTGCGCGCCGACGCGCGGCGCAACCGCGAGCGGATCATCGCCGCGGCCCGCGAGGTGTTCTCCGAGTACGGCGGACTCGCGCAGATCGACGAGGTCGCCCGCCGCGCCGGCTGCGGCGTCGGCACCGTCTACCGGAACTTCCCCACCAAGGACGCGCTGGTCGGGGAGCTCGTGCGGCTGAAGTTCGAGCGGCTCGTGGAGCGCGCCACGCACTACAACGAGCTGCCCGGCTCCGCCTACGACAACTTCGAGGCGTTCGTCCGCGAGAGCGCCGAGCACATGGCCAGCGACGTCGCCCAGCAGCGGATGATGTGGGAGAGCTCCGAGGAGGCGTTCGCGCACGCCCTCGACGCCCAGCTGCGGCTCCAGCGGATCGGCGGCGCGCTGATCGAGCGAGCGCAGGCGGAAGGGCGGCTGCACCCCGACTTCTCGGTCACCGACATGCCGGTGGTCATGTGCTCCCTGGGCAGCGCGATGCTGATGGCGTCCGGGCCCGGCGGCGAGCGCCACGACTGGCGGCGGCTGCTGGAGATCGTGATCGCCGGGATCTCGCTCCCCGGCTGA
- a CDS encoding MFS transporter: protein MTDTTAPDRTKWLALALLAMAQFVVVLDASIVNVALPTIGEKLDFTRENLTWVVNSYTLVFGGFLLLGGRLADLLGPRRMFLGGMVVFGLASLAGGFAQNEAQLIIARVVQGLGAAIISPAALSIVTRTFAEGKERNTALGVWGAVAGSGGAAGVLLGGVLTEFLSWRWVLFVNVPIAVAVVLATPRLLQEFTGRRDQAFDFAGAVTVTGGLALLVYALVDAESAGWGSTQTLVLIPAALAILAAFVVIETRQSSPLVPFSIFRLKTLRGANIVGLLVGMGLFSMFYFITVYMQFVLGKDALATGLAYLPLALTIIFAAGAASQLVTRIGFKNTLMIGLLLVGAGLFWFSRVSADGSYAADVLVPSIIAGAGLGFSFVPVTIAAVTGTKPQEAGLASGLINTSQQIGGALGLAILSTIATASTNDAAGPAGQVTPLALTEGYRDAFLVGSIFALVAVVLCLTIISSRDSREQAEAARRGEAAPVAV, encoded by the coding sequence ATGACCGACACCACCGCCCCGGACCGCACGAAGTGGCTGGCCCTCGCCCTCCTGGCGATGGCCCAGTTCGTCGTCGTGCTCGACGCCTCGATCGTCAACGTCGCCCTGCCCACGATCGGCGAGAAGCTCGACTTCACGCGCGAGAACCTCACGTGGGTCGTCAACTCCTACACGCTCGTCTTCGGCGGCTTCCTGCTGCTCGGCGGGCGCCTCGCCGACCTGCTCGGCCCGCGCCGCATGTTCCTCGGCGGCATGGTCGTCTTCGGGCTCGCGTCGCTCGCCGGTGGCTTTGCCCAGAACGAGGCGCAGCTGATCATCGCGCGCGTCGTGCAGGGCCTCGGCGCCGCGATCATCTCCCCCGCCGCCCTGTCGATCGTCACCCGCACCTTCGCCGAGGGCAAGGAGCGCAACACCGCCCTGGGCGTGTGGGGCGCGGTCGCCGGCTCCGGCGGCGCGGCCGGCGTGCTGCTGGGTGGCGTGCTGACCGAGTTCCTCTCCTGGCGCTGGGTGCTGTTCGTGAACGTGCCGATCGCCGTCGCCGTCGTGCTCGCCACCCCGCGGCTGCTGCAGGAGTTCACGGGCCGCCGCGACCAGGCGTTCGACTTCGCCGGGGCGGTCACCGTCACCGGCGGCCTCGCGCTGCTCGTCTATGCGCTCGTCGACGCCGAGAGCGCGGGATGGGGCTCCACGCAGACGCTGGTCCTGATCCCCGCGGCGCTGGCGATCCTGGCGGCGTTCGTGGTCATCGAGACCCGCCAGAGCTCGCCGCTCGTGCCGTTCTCGATCTTCCGGCTGAAGACGCTGCGCGGCGCGAACATCGTCGGCCTGCTCGTCGGGATGGGCCTGTTCTCGATGTTCTACTTCATCACCGTCTACATGCAGTTCGTGCTCGGCAAGGACGCGCTGGCGACCGGCCTCGCCTACCTGCCACTCGCGTTGACGATCATCTTCGCCGCCGGTGCCGCGTCGCAGCTGGTCACGCGCATCGGGTTCAAGAACACGCTGATGATCGGCCTGCTGCTCGTCGGTGCGGGGCTGTTCTGGTTCTCGCGCGTGTCCGCGGACGGCTCCTACGCGGCCGACGTGCTCGTGCCGTCGATCATCGCGGGCGCCGGCCTGGGGTTCTCGTTCGTCCCCGTGACGATCGCCGCGGTCACCGGCACCAAGCCGCAGGAGGCGGGCCTCGCCTCCGGCCTCATCAACACCTCCCAGCAGATCGGCGGGGCGCTCGGTCTCGCGATCCTCTCGACGATCGCGACCGCCTCGACCAACGACGCGGCCGGACCGGCCGGGCAGGTCACGCCGCTGGCCCTGACCGAGGGCTACCGCGACGCGTTCCTGGTCGGCTCGATCTTCGCGCTCGTGGCGGTCGTGCTGTGCCTGACGATCATCAGCAGCCGGGACTCGCGCGAGCAGGCCGAGGCCGCCCGCCGCGGCGAGGCCGCGCCGGTCGCGGTCTGA
- the pntB gene encoding Re/Si-specific NAD(P)(+) transhydrogenase subunit beta, producing MSADIAAQAAYIVAALLFILALAGLSRHETAKLGNTYGIAGMATALIATIVLAIDEDIQTGGLVLLFAATVIGAAIGLQRARVVEMTGMPELIALLHSFVGMAAVLVGWNGYLHVENHLDGEEALRLEALDLLGIHHAEVAIGIFIGAVTFTGSIIAYLKLSAKMKSDPLVLPGKNYLNLGALGLFGVLTVWFTADPTLVALILITVLALALGLHLVASIGGGDMPVVVSMLNSYSGWAAAASGFLLSNNLLIITGALVGSSGAYLSYIMCKAMNRSFISVIAGGFGIEAPSGEAKDYGEHREIDAQGAADLLTSAKSVIITPGYGMAVAQAQYGVADLTRKLRDQGVEVRFGIHPVAGRLPGHMNVLLAEAKVPYDVVLEMDEINDDFPETSVVLVIGANDTVNPAANDDPSSPIAGMPVLNVWEAENVIVFKRSMASGYAGVQNPLFFKENTAMLFGDAKDRVEDILRAM from the coding sequence ATGAGCGCCGACATCGCCGCACAGGCCGCGTACATCGTCGCGGCCCTGCTCTTCATCCTCGCCCTGGCCGGCCTGTCCCGTCACGAGACGGCCAAGCTGGGCAACACCTACGGCATCGCCGGCATGGCGACCGCCCTGATCGCCACGATCGTGCTGGCGATCGACGAGGACATCCAGACCGGTGGGCTCGTCCTGCTGTTCGCCGCGACCGTGATCGGTGCGGCCATCGGCCTGCAGCGCGCCCGCGTCGTGGAGATGACCGGGATGCCGGAGCTCATCGCGCTCCTGCACTCGTTCGTCGGCATGGCCGCCGTGCTCGTCGGCTGGAACGGGTACCTGCACGTCGAGAACCACCTCGACGGGGAGGAGGCGCTGCGCCTGGAGGCGCTCGACCTCCTCGGCATCCACCACGCGGAGGTCGCGATCGGCATCTTCATCGGTGCCGTGACCTTCACGGGCTCGATCATCGCCTACCTGAAGCTGTCGGCGAAGATGAAGTCCGACCCGCTGGTCCTGCCGGGCAAGAACTACCTGAACCTCGGGGCGCTCGGCCTGTTCGGCGTCCTGACCGTGTGGTTCACGGCCGACCCGACGCTGGTCGCCCTGATCCTCATCACGGTGCTGGCGCTCGCGCTCGGCCTGCACCTCGTGGCCTCGATCGGCGGCGGCGACATGCCGGTCGTCGTGTCGATGCTCAACTCGTACTCCGGCTGGGCCGCCGCGGCGTCCGGCTTCCTGCTCTCGAACAACCTGCTGATCATCACCGGCGCGCTGGTGGGGTCCTCGGGTGCGTACCTGAGCTACATCATGTGCAAGGCGATGAACCGCTCGTTCATCTCCGTCATCGCCGGCGGCTTCGGCATCGAGGCGCCGTCCGGGGAGGCCAAGGACTACGGCGAGCACCGCGAGATCGACGCGCAGGGCGCGGCCGACCTGCTGACGAGCGCCAAGAGCGTGATCATCACGCCCGGCTACGGCATGGCGGTCGCCCAGGCGCAGTACGGCGTCGCCGACCTGACGCGCAAGCTGCGCGACCAGGGCGTCGAGGTGCGGTTCGGCATCCACCCGGTCGCCGGCCGCCTGCCCGGGCACATGAACGTCCTCCTCGCGGAGGCGAAGGTGCCGTACGACGTCGTCCTCGAGATGGACGAGATCAACGACGACTTCCCGGAGACGTCGGTCGTCCTCGTCATCGGCGCCAACGACACCGTCAACCCCGCGGCCAACGACGATCCGTCGAGCCCGATCGCGGGCATGCCGGTCCTCAACGTCTGGGAGGCCGAGAACGTCATCGTGTTCAAGCGCTCCATGGCCTCGGGCTATGCGGGTGTGCAGAACCCGCTGTTCTTCAAGGAGAACACCGCGATGCTGTTCGGCGACGCGAAGGACCGCGTGGAGGACATCCTCCGCGCGATGTAG
- a CDS encoding Re/Si-specific NAD(P)(+) transhydrogenase subunit alpha: protein MNIGVLKEAQAGETRVAATPATVAQLLKLGYEVVVEPGAGAAASFSDEAYAEAGATVGDPLAADIVFGVNTPTAAQLDGLKEGATLISLLSPMLKPEIVEDLAKRPITALSMDAVPRISRAQSLDVLSSMANIAGYRAVVEAAHVFGRFFTGQVTAAGKVPPATVLVAGVGVAGLAAIGAAGSLGAIVYATDPRPEVADQVASLGGEYLSVESDEVEVSATGYAKEMSDDYNTRAAALYAEKVPDVDILITTALIPGRPAPRLITAEMVASMKPGSVIVDMAAINGGNVEGSVAGEAVVTDNGVTIIGYTDLAGRLPAQASQLYGTNLVNLMKLMTPEKDGQLVLDFEDVVQRAMTVVRQGELTWPPPKVEVSAAPAAAPAAAPAPAAEPPAPMTDEKRLTIVGVAALVFFLIVSQAPNALINQLFVFSLAIVVGYYVIGHVHHALHTPLMSVTNAISGIIVVGGLLQIGQGDDAITIVSALAILLASINIFGGFAVTRRMLAMFTRS from the coding sequence GTGAATATCGGGGTTCTGAAGGAGGCGCAGGCGGGCGAGACCCGCGTGGCCGCCACTCCGGCGACCGTCGCGCAGCTCTTGAAGCTGGGCTACGAGGTCGTCGTCGAACCGGGAGCCGGAGCAGCCGCGAGCTTCTCCGACGAGGCGTACGCGGAGGCCGGCGCGACCGTCGGCGACCCGCTGGCCGCGGACATCGTCTTCGGCGTGAACACGCCGACGGCGGCGCAGCTCGACGGCCTGAAGGAGGGCGCCACGCTGATCAGCCTGCTGTCGCCCATGCTGAAGCCGGAGATCGTCGAGGACCTCGCGAAGCGGCCGATCACGGCGCTCTCGATGGACGCGGTGCCGCGGATCTCGCGCGCCCAGTCCCTCGACGTGCTGTCGTCGATGGCGAACATCGCGGGCTACCGCGCCGTCGTCGAGGCCGCCCACGTCTTCGGGCGCTTCTTCACCGGCCAGGTGACCGCGGCGGGCAAGGTCCCGCCCGCCACCGTGCTCGTCGCGGGCGTCGGCGTCGCCGGCCTCGCCGCGATCGGCGCGGCGGGCAGCCTCGGCGCCATCGTCTACGCGACCGACCCGCGGCCCGAGGTCGCCGACCAGGTCGCGTCGCTCGGCGGCGAGTACCTCAGCGTCGAGTCCGACGAGGTCGAGGTCAGCGCCACCGGCTACGCCAAGGAGATGTCCGACGACTACAACACGCGGGCCGCGGCGCTCTACGCCGAGAAGGTCCCGGACGTCGACATCCTCATCACCACCGCGCTGATCCCGGGCCGGCCCGCGCCGCGCCTGATCACCGCCGAGATGGTGGCGAGCATGAAGCCGGGCAGCGTCATCGTCGACATGGCCGCGATCAACGGCGGCAACGTCGAGGGATCGGTCGCCGGCGAGGCGGTCGTCACCGACAACGGCGTGACGATCATCGGCTACACCGACCTCGCGGGCCGCCTGCCCGCCCAGGCGTCGCAGCTCTACGGCACCAACCTGGTGAACCTCATGAAGCTGATGACGCCGGAGAAGGACGGGCAGCTCGTGCTCGACTTCGAGGACGTCGTGCAGCGCGCCATGACGGTCGTCCGCCAGGGCGAGCTGACCTGGCCGCCGCCGAAGGTCGAGGTCTCCGCGGCCCCGGCCGCCGCTCCCGCGGCCGCCCCGGCGCCCGCGGCGGAGCCGCCCGCGCCGATGACCGACGAGAAGCGCCTGACGATCGTCGGCGTGGCCGCGCTCGTGTTCTTCCTGATCGTCTCGCAGGCCCCGAACGCGCTGATCAACCAGCTGTTCGTGTTCTCGCTGGCGATCGTCGTCGGCTACTACGTGATCGGGCACGTGCACCACGCGCTGCACACGCCGCTCATGTCGGTGACCAACGCGATCTCCGGGATCATCGTCGTCGGCGGCCTGCTCCAGATCGGGCAGGGCGACGACGCGATCACGATCGTCTCCGCGCTGGCCATCCTGCTGGCGTCCATCAACATCTTCGGCGGCTTCGCGGTCACGCGGCGCATGCTCGCCATGTTCACCAGGAGCTAG
- a CDS encoding prenyltransferase/squalene oxidase repeat-containing protein: protein MTWPLAAFTILGLALFAGFWWYERSHPTSKVLALVATLAALAALGRIAFAPLPNVKPTTDIVLLAGYVLGGAPGFAVGAVGALASNIVFGQGPWTPWQMGAWGLCGLIGAGLGALSGRRLGRWPLALACLGAGLIYGAILDFSAWVSYSGTHTLDQYLAISGTSLTFNLAHAIGNLVFCLAFGPVFVRALMRYRSRFEITWRPAVPASAAPVVPAALVALVLAGGLLLAAGPVTGSGGVASAQPRAATPTAEAAASSAARRGATFLRRAQNRDGGFGGARGQASSPLYSGWVVLGLRAAGVRASAVRTGGGRTARDYVTAVARRVSATGDLERTILAARAAGLDPRRVGGRNLIAVLVGRRDRDGSFDGLTNLSAFGILALRAGGRSAGDGAVVGAARFVLRQQNRDGGFSFARKGASSGIDDTAAAVQGLVAARRGRGRGGAISKAVTFLRRRQNADGGFPLSPGSASNAQSTAFAVQALLAAGVNPDRVTRRGSRSPLAYLRSLQAGDGSVRYSRTRAQTPVWVTAQAVAALARRPLPIR, encoded by the coding sequence ATGACCTGGCCGCTCGCCGCGTTCACGATCCTCGGCCTCGCGCTGTTCGCGGGGTTCTGGTGGTACGAGCGCTCCCACCCGACCTCGAAGGTGCTCGCGCTCGTCGCGACGCTCGCCGCGCTCGCCGCGCTCGGCCGGATCGCGTTCGCGCCGCTGCCGAACGTCAAGCCGACGACCGACATCGTGCTGCTCGCCGGCTACGTCCTCGGTGGCGCTCCCGGCTTCGCGGTCGGCGCGGTCGGAGCGCTGGCGTCGAACATCGTCTTCGGGCAGGGCCCGTGGACGCCGTGGCAGATGGGCGCATGGGGCCTGTGCGGCCTGATCGGCGCGGGCCTCGGAGCGCTCAGCGGCCGTCGGCTGGGCCGTTGGCCGCTGGCCCTGGCGTGCCTGGGCGCCGGCCTGATCTACGGGGCGATCCTCGACTTCAGCGCCTGGGTGTCCTACAGCGGCACGCACACCCTCGACCAGTACCTGGCGATCAGCGGCACGTCGCTGACCTTCAACCTCGCGCACGCGATCGGCAACCTCGTGTTCTGCCTGGCGTTCGGACCCGTGTTCGTCCGCGCGCTGATGCGCTACCGCTCGCGCTTCGAGATCACCTGGCGCCCGGCGGTCCCCGCGAGCGCCGCACCGGTCGTGCCCGCGGCGCTCGTCGCGCTCGTGCTCGCCGGCGGCCTGCTGCTCGCCGCCGGGCCCGTGACCGGGAGCGGCGGGGTCGCGTCGGCGCAGCCCCGCGCCGCGACGCCGACCGCCGAGGCGGCCGCGAGCAGCGCGGCGCGCCGCGGCGCCACGTTCCTGCGCCGTGCGCAGAACCGCGACGGCGGCTTCGGCGGGGCCCGCGGGCAGGCGTCGAGCCCCCTGTACTCCGGCTGGGTCGTGCTCGGCCTGCGCGCCGCGGGCGTGCGCGCGAGCGCGGTCCGCACCGGGGGAGGGCGGACCGCCCGCGACTACGTGACCGCGGTCGCCCGGCGCGTCTCCGCCACCGGTGACCTCGAGCGCACGATCCTCGCCGCGCGCGCGGCCGGCCTCGACCCGCGCCGGGTCGGCGGCCGCAATCTCATCGCGGTCCTCGTCGGCCGCCGCGACCGCGACGGCTCCTTCGACGGTCTCACGAACCTCTCGGCGTTCGGCATCCTCGCCCTGCGCGCCGGCGGCCGCAGCGCCGGGGACGGCGCGGTCGTCGGGGCCGCCCGCTTCGTCCTGCGCCAGCAGAACCGCGACGGCGGCTTCTCGTTCGCCCGCAAGGGCGCCTCCAGCGGGATCGACGACACCGCCGCCGCGGTCCAGGGCCTCGTCGCGGCGCGCCGCGGCCGCGGGCGCGGCGGGGCGATCAGCAAGGCCGTCACGTTCCTGCGCCGCCGCCAGAACGCCGACGGGGGATTCCCGCTGTCCCCGGGCAGTGCGTCCAACGCGCAGTCCACCGCGTTCGCCGTCCAGGCGCTCCTCGCCGCGGGGGTGAACCCCGACCGCGTGACCCGCCGGGGGTCCCGCTCGCCGCTGGCCTACCTGCGCTCGCTGCAGGCGGGGGACGGGAGCGTCAGGTACTCGCGCACGCGCGCGCAGACCCCGGTGTGGGTGACCGCGCAGGCCGTCGCGGCACTCGCGCGCCGTCCGCTCCCCATCCGCTGA